The DNA segment attcaaaattacgaatttgccctcagttcaaaattttgattttgccccagttcaaattaaaaatatagttttgtccccagcttaaaattacgattccgtccttagtgcaaagttatattacgattttgtctccggttcaaatttatagtattgccatcactttaacttttgccaaattacgattttacccaagtcaacaaatacaactttgccctcagttcaaattacaatattgctatcgttttagtttttttagcaaaactataaaagtgtttttttattagttgactggatttaatttttttccatgTCAAGGAGCTTCCTAAAAGTCGCTCATTAATCCTTACAaactacagttttgccctgagctcagaactacggtcttgtcatcgttttagttttttttttcctaagaaaactataatagtgtttttttaattgattgagaattattcggccatcgccccgcaacgcgggcggtgGCATTAACTAGTGAGTCAACAAATTACAGTTTAAAGATAATAatacataaaataaaataaaaccaaatgaaaattataaaaacCTGTTATTTTTTTTATAGCTATGGTTAACTACTTAACTTGTTATTAATgttttgaccaagtcaactattataactttaaaaaaatattaaaagccCAAATAAGAAAAGAAAAAGCCTAGTACATAAATCACATTAATATCATACATTCACTTTTTCATGTAAAACAGATGATCATGAATTGTAGCTAGTTTACCGTTCCATTTACTATACAGAGTAAAACATTAAACCATCAAAACCCTATATTCCGACACAAGAATTACAACCCAATAAGAAAATTGTTTACAGAAAAAGTCGTTGTTGTTCGATTCCATTTACAGCTTTTTGCCTTTCGTAATCAATGAAATGGAACAGCTCGGCACATTCATTTGAAAATTAGAAGCCCCCACATTACTTTCCCCCATAATAATCTATTATAGCATTTACACCCGTCTTGCGATCCCAACAAATTCCCTTTTTGTTGTTACTATTGGGGCTGCGTCTGATCGTTGTCATTGTCTCATTGGTGTTTCCTGGATTTGGGTTTGTCTTGTTATCTCATAAAGATTGAGTCTTTCTTGGTTTTGTTGGGTTTCTTGGGTTGCATTACAGGTGTTTGATGTAATGCCTCTGAGAGTTGTGTTGATGATGCAAGGTGAGATTGATCTGGGGTGATGGGTTTAGTGTTTTGTATGTGAATTTGGAACTATTAGGAACTAGATAGTGATAATGAGCAAAGATTTGGCTGGTATTTTGAAGTCATGGGAAGTGAAAGTTAAGAAATCACAAGCTTCTGCTAAGAAAAGAGCGGTCGGCATGTTCACAACAATGTCGGTAGCTCATGTAGATGAAGAGAGTTGTGAGACTGAAGCTGCAGCTGAACTTGTTCATGTGGAAAAGATTTTTTCCAATGGGGATATTTATATGGGTCAGTGGGTAGCGGAAAACTGCCCGCACGGGTCCGGAAAGTACTTGTGGGCGGATGGGTGTATGTATTTCGGTGAGTGGTGGAAAGGGAGGATGAACGGTAGAGGGAAGTTTAGCTGGCCCTCGGGTGCTACGTACGAGGGTCGGTTCAAGAACTGTTATATGGACGGTGAGGGGACGTTTACGGGATCTTTGAATCATACTTATAAAGGTTGTTGGGTTATGAATAAGAAGCATGGGAAAGGGAGTATGAGTTATGCAAACGGTGATCATTACGAAGGTGATTGGAGGAAGGGGTTGTATGACGGTGAAGGGTCGTATAACTGGAATAGTGGTAATCGGTATACAGGGCAGTGGAAGAAAGGAAAGATGAGTGGGAATGGAATCATGGTTTGGGCTAACGGGAATCGGTTTGATGGGAGTTGGGAATGCGGATTCCCGAAAGGGAACGGTGCGTTTACGTTTGAAGGTGGGAGTTACTATTTGGGTGTTTGGGGTAAGGATCAGAAAGAACAACACGTAAAGTTTTATCCATCGAGTTCAACGGTTAATCATGATGATTGGGATCCTAATCAGCTGTTCTCATTTGAGATGAGTGAATGCTTTGTTTATGCGGCGGAATCCGTTTCGGTATTCCCTTCAGATAAGGTGTTTAGTTGGTCTAATAGTGACGGAAAGCATCAAAAACAACCCGTGAGGATGAATCCTAAAATCGAGAACAACGGTCGGAGACAGTCTATTGATGCTTTCGGCTCATATGAGCTCGAGAAAACACAGAAGCAAGGGGTCACGATTTGCAAAGGGCATAAGAATTATGAGCTCATGCTTAATCTACAGCTTGGGATAAGGTAAAAATTGGATAATAATGTCGCGTTCATATAATGATATGCAGATTAATGAAATATGCGTTAATTGTTGTTATTACTTGAATAATTAATAGTGCTATTCCAGGCATTCTGTAGGGAGGCCAAGTTCACCTAAACCGCTTGATTTGAAGCCTACGGTTTTTGATACCAAGGAAAAATTATGGACCAGATTTCCTCCGGAAGGATCGAAACATACTCCACCTCATCAGTCGTGTGATTTTAAATTTAAAGACTATTGTCCATCGGTTTTCAGGTTAGTTGATACTCTTACttgattttttaaataaatatctTGGTATGTTTTGCGGTTTTGGTTGATTGTAGTTGTTATTAAATGATATATATGGTTTCAGGACACTTAGGAATTTGTTTAACGTGGATCCAGTGGATTACATGTTGTCAATTTGCGGGAATGAGGCTCTTCGGGAGCTCTCGTCTCCTGGAAAAAGCGGATGTTTCTTTTACATGACATCCGACAACAAGTATATGATAAAGACAATGAAAAAGGCAGAAGTTAAAGTGAGTCGATTCTTCCAGTCTAGTTCACGTTCTTTGTTACTTGATGTCAATGATTATAATGTTCGTTTGACCTGATTATGTTAATAACCATTTCAGGTACTAAGGAGGATGCTTCCAGCGTACTTTCAGCATATGAAATCCTACGAAAACACACTCGTCACCAAATTTTTTGGATTACATTGTGTGAAGTTGAGCGGATCTTCACAACGGAAGGTATGACCGAGagtaaaacagtaaaaaaaaaaaaaaaattcttgaaattttgttaCATTTGGTTGCTGATTATGTTTTTGGTTCATGAGTAGGTGCGGTTTGTCGTTATGGGAAATTTGTTTTGTACCGATGTACCGATTAACAGACGGTTCGACTTAAAAGGATCTTCCCATGGTCGAATAACGGATAAACCCGAGTCTGAAATTGATGCAAATACCACCCTCAAAGATCTTGACCTCAATTATATTTTCCGATTGCAGAAAGATCAGTTTCAAGAGTTCTATAGGTGAACATTTTAACCACCCTGATTCGATTTACAGGGTCTCATTTAGTCTAATACTACTGCTATTAACTAGTAGATTCTGTTGATGCAGGCAGGTCAATACGGACTGTAAATTTCTTGAACAGGAAAGAATTATGGATTACAGTCTTTTAGTTGGTATTAGTGTTCAAGCATGCAATCAGGACTTATCGGCAGATGAAGGTGGTTTGTCTGGATCTTGTACTCCTACAGTTTTTTTtctctctcatatatatatatatatatatattatgagcCCGAAGTAACAATCTTGGTCTGATTCATAGGGAACATTGAACTGGATAGCAGTGGGTCAAGCCCTAGGGTTTCTTCGGCAGATACAGATGCCTCTCTTGACCCTACACGGTGAGTTATATAAGTGGGTCGATTTGTTTGTGTTATATCTCAAACGGGTCAATCAAAAAGCACAGCTAGAAGAAATAGGTCCAATGCCTGCTCTTTATGCATGCAAACTCCTAGATTGTTATTATTCTTATCGTAATAAATGTGACATGTTTGATGTTTTAATccaaacttgttttgacccgttacctgACCCACCCATTTTTTAGCACATATGTAATAAATTACGATTCTGCAGGTGGGCTTCCATTAGGCTTGGCGTTAACATGCCAGCTCGGGTCGAACTCACGGTTAGAAGTCACGAGAATCAGTTAGTTGGTGAACCAACACAAGAGTTCTACAATGTCATCCTCTTCTTTGGTATAATCGACATATTGCAAGATTATGACATCAGCAAAAAGCTTGAACATGCCTATAAGGCATTCCAATACAACCCGACTTCCATTTCGGCTGTGGACCCCATACAGTACTCGAAACGCTTCCGAGATTTCATATTTAGTGTTTTTAAAGAAGACGGTTAAAAGTTACAGGATTGGGCTCAAGTTTTTCTAGTGAGCCTATAAATTGTACAGCCCTTGTGAAGAGGGATTCAATGGTTGACAATGCTTACCCAAGTTCCGGTTTCAAAATTTAACGATATAATGTATACATACATACAGCGGTTTTTCAGGCCGATTTTGATTCATATTTTTACTGATTCGAGTTGTAAGTTAGGTTAACATTTAGAAGTTATTGAAGGTGTAGATGGTTTATTTATGTTAAAATGATGAATGAGTTCAAAGTGTAAATTTTGTAGTAATGTTTTTTTTATCACACAAATGTTGAAGATTGGTTGGTCCTTTTGGTGTGTTCATTGGATTCTAAACGTGTCTAGGAAAAAGCATGGGCTGAATCGATAAGTATCGTTCGAAAAATGGCAAACTAGACTGGTCGGTTTGACAGTTTTGAAcacgttttaattttaaaaaagttaaaataattaacaTATATTGAATTCATAACGTAAAtttgagtgtgtgtgtgtgtatagtcACTAAAGATAAATGTTCTCGATTTATACGAACGGTTCCAAACTTCAAACCATGAATTAAACCATTAATCCACTTTATAAAGGTAAACTGTAAACTACACGATATGTTTCTCTATGGTCTGACAAAACATGATTTAACTTTTGCTTAAGAACGTATTTAAGGCCATGTGTTACGAAAGGGTAAAGGGGGCACAGAAGCCCCACTACATAGGCCACAGAGCGCTTAACACTGCCCACCTTCACAGTGAAAGGGGGATGCGGCCTCATTCTCGTGGAGTAGCTAGTGGGCGTGGGGAAGAAACATAtttatttcttttctttaaaTTGTATGAGTCAATCACCAGCCCATGTATCACAATAAAGTGTattaaaaatcaataaaaaaagtTCACTTATCCCAATAAAATGCATGAGTGTGAAAACCGAAACCATTCTACGCTTACGTGGCAATTTTCTTCACCTTTCACCATTCCATAACGCGTAGTCTAATGTCTTCTTTTTACCATCTCTGtgactttttatatttatttatttgtttgcaAACGAATGAGTAAGCATGTATATGAAAgtaaggaataatggattttaataatcccaactattagtTGTTGGCCGGCAACGGtttcaactttaaaaataatCATTGGTGGTCTCACATTTTGACATATTGTAAACCAATGAACCCTTTAAAAAGTCCATTgatttacaatatgtgaaaatataagaccaccactggttatttttaaagttgaatTATTACTGGTCAACGACTAATAgatgggattattaaaatccagtATTCCTGAAAATAAAATGGTGCATTTATGAATGGTAGGTAAGAAGACAAGACAACATGGGGGAAGAATATCCCATGGACCATTTCTCTTGTATGAATGAAACGTGTGTCCAATGTTGTTCTTTGAAACCCAACAAGTCACAGATATAATTAATAATCTAGATTTTATGAATTTTTTTAATACAGATTCTTTTtttcaattattaaaatatatCTTTGTACAATAAGAATTCGCATAActcttaatttatttttaatgattcagacctcttattggttcagcacttaatagtttagactgtttgtttcgcaagCACGTGTCTGAATAACTGAAACACTTGTATCTGAatgattaagcattatactaagtctgaatggttaagacctcttatctAAATTGGTTCAACATCTTATctaaattggtcagacatttgtttctaaatggttaaacattatactggctcttaatggtttagaacTCTTATTGGtttaacacttaatggttcaaacatcttactggttcaacactctTATCAACAAATCTGAATTTGCATAATCATTAATCTTTAATATCATAATCCCcacataaattaatattttgagaATATGAGTTATAATATTAATGATACTTTGAGCGTAAACATTACCCGATCTTAAGAGAAATAAATAGTATTCTGAACCGTCGCCGGAGTTCCTTCACCGGAGAACTGCTGTTTTTCGACAAAATAGAGCGAAAGGTCCCGCTTCCACAACCTGGTCTTCGGTCTGACCTCTCCTTCTATCTTGTTATCGAGTTCAGCGTCTCCTTGCTTCGGCCGGTATCCTTCTTATCGTGATTCTTGTATTACGCTTTTTTTCCCCTCGTTCCCGCAGTGGTTTTTTCGATTTTTCTTCGGGGCTTAGTGGGTCTGATATTGGTCGCGGCTATCTGAGTATAGTTAAGCTAGATCGATTCGAATCCCATTAACACCCTTAGAGTCGGGAATCCACTGTTTTCGTTTGTTTTATTGGAGGGGATAGGAGTGTTTGGCTGTTTTTTGGTCGGAATGGGGAGCTCTTACTATAATGGTGGTCAGGACCAAAACGTGACGACTTTTTACGTGGGAAATCTTCCGGGGGAAATCTCAAAGTCGTTACTATGGAAGGCATTCCAGCCGCATGGGATAGTAAAGGATGCTTATGTGGCAAAGAAGAGAGACGCCCGGGGAAATTTCTTTGGTTTCATAAGACTCCAAGGGGTTGTGAATATGGAGAGAACAGTGAAGAGTATGAACACGGTTACTATCTACGAAGCAAAGCTAAAGGTCTTTCCGGCAAAGTTTGGCAAAGGCAATAAAAGGGTTAACCAACAGGTGAATCAACATGGACAGTCGTATAGGAATGCACCTGATCCGCACAAAGCACAGCAGGCAACGTATAACAATATGAAGCATAATTACATTAAAAAAGGGGTATCTTTTAAGGAGTCGTTAGTGGGTACGTCGACGGAGTCAGGCGAGAAACAGGAGGGAGGAGGTGGTGATAAGAAAATAGAATACAAGGGAAGAGCAGCGTTATATCCAAACCATTGCATGATGAGGTCTGTCGTGGTTGAAGCCATATCTTTGGATATAATAAAACGATTGAGAAGTGCACTGGATGAAGAAGGTTACAAAGATAATGCGATTACTTACATCGGGGGTTTAAAGTTTTTAATCATTTTCAAAGGAAAAAGAGAGGCTTTGATTTTTATAAGGGAGAAAGAGGATTGGTGGAAAAAAATGTTTGTGTCTGCAGTATTATGGGAAGGGCAGGACGTGGGCAACGATAGAGTGGTATGGATCAGAATCACAGGTGCTCCTTTACAACTAAGGGATGAACAGTTCTACAATACAGTTGCGGAGCATTTTGGAAAAGTCGTCATTAGATCAGAATTCTCATGGGAAACGGTAAGAACACATGAGGCGGTGTGCGCAGTCGTGGTAGATAGAGGGGAACGGATTGAGGAACAAGTTGAAGTGGAGTGGGAGAACCGTAATTTTCGTATATGGGTATCTGAGATTAACGAGCACAACATTGACCATATTCTGGTGGATCTTACGTCAGAAAGAGTGTCGGAAGAGTCGGAGTCGAAATGTTCGGAAGAGTCGGTGGCCGGAGATAATGATGTTATGGAGGAAGGTGAAATCAGGTCCGTCGGTCCAGACCCACCGGAAAATAGGCCGGAGATGACGGTGGGAGAAGGGGTGGGGGTAGTCGAGAAGTCGGTGAGCATGCATGGGAATACGAATGGATTGCATGGGGAAGCAAATGACTCGGGACCAGTATTTTTCCCTCCTAGAAAGGCGGCTGATTTAAATGTAGGTGGGTCCAGGTTATTTGGGAATGAAAATATTGGAGATAAATTCCACATGGGCTGCAATAAAGAATTGGGCCAGAGACAAGAGCCCAACACAAGGAAAAGGAGAAGGTGTAATAGAAGCCCAGTGAGATTAGATAGAGGAGAGGATGACGTATGGGCTCAAAAGTACAAACTCCCTGATGGGCTGGATTTAAATGATCCGGTTAGGGCAGATCCGATCGATAGAAACAATGATTTGAACATGGATCAGAGTATAGGGGCAGAGAACTCAGGGGAAGGAGACGGTGCACAGGAAGTTCAAACTGCAGAATCGGAAGCAAGTGCGGGTATTCGGAAGGGGGCAACCGGAACAACAGAAGCAACTCCCCAAGAACCGATGGCGGATTCCGGCATAGTAAAAGAGATCAAAGAAACTTTGGAGATAGGAAGGATTTTGGGCTTTGACCTAAATGGAGCCAAAGAGCAGTTGGAGAAGGTAATTATGgaagaaggcggaagaaacaaTCTAACATGAATTACCTATCAATCAACCTCAGGGGAGTTCGGGACTCCAGAAAGGCGGACTGGGTTAGAGGTTTAAAGACAACACACGGAGCACACTTTATAGCAATACAAGAAACAAAAGTTCCAGGTAACATTAGCTTTATGGTAAACCGGTTTTGGGGTAGATCAATTTTCGAGTACGATGCGGTTGAGTCTGCGGGTAGATCGGGCGGCCTGTTGACTATTTGGGATCCATCATTGTTTTCCAAATCTGGTAGTGTAAAAAATAGGAATTATCTAGCAGTGTCAGGTAACATGGTATCGACGGGTGAAGAAATTGTTATTGTTAATGTATATGCACCTAACGACCCGGGGGAAAGACGAGGCCTTTGGGCGGAATTGGTTCAGCTAAAAAGATCAATTAATGGGTTATGGGTATTTTTGGGAGACTTTAATGATGTTCGAAGCCCGGAAGAACGATGGAATTCGGAGTTTGTTGCTGTAAATGCAGAGTTCTTTAACCAATTTATATCGGAGGCCGATTTAGTGGAGTACCAAATGGGGGGAAGACAGTATACATATAAGTCCGATAATGGGGTCAAAATGAGTAAGATAGATAGATTTCTCGTATGCCGAAATTTTATGGGGAAATGGCCTATGGCATCGTGTATGGCACTATCAAATCTGGTGTCGGATCATTGTCCTATTCTATTATCAACGGTTCAGACGGACTATGGGAAGATTCCATCGAGAATGTTTAACTCTTGGTTTGAAATCCCGGGGGCGGTTGAAAAAGCGGTACAATTAATGGGGAGCTTTCAATTTGAGGGTTTACCCGATTTAGCATTAGATGTGAAGTTAAAATGGGTGAAGCGACGGTTAAAAGAATGGGTGTTTGATAAAAAATCAGAGTTGGATAGCTCATATAACGCAAAGTTAAAGAGGCTTGAAGAACTCGAGACAATGGCGGAGCAAAGGAATCTGGATCAGGATGAATTGGAGGAGAGAATGGGATGTAAAACGTTCATCACAGAGTCGGATAGATTGAAAACAATGGATCTGCAACAAAAGTCTAGGGTCCGATGGGCAAAGGAGGGTGATGAAAACACGAGATATTTTCACGGGGTTATCAATGCAAATACAAGCAGTAATAGGATTCACGGTCTGCATATTGATGGTGTTTGGGTCGCGGATCCGCCATTGGTAAAGGATCACGTCTTCTCATTTTTTGCGGACAAGTTTGTGGAGCCACTACATGCCAGACCGGTTCTGCAATGTCCATATCTAGCTCAATTATCTAATGAGGAAGCAAATGCACTGGTATGTCCGTTTACTCTATCTGAAATTAAGAATGCGGTCTGGGAGTGTGATGGGGATCGGGCTCCCGGTCCGGACGGGATAAATCTAAAGTTCATAAAAAGGTTCTGGAATGAATTGGAAGCAGATTTTTTGGGACTATTTCAGCATTTTTTTGAATCAGAACAGCTAAATAGCGGCTGCATGTCGTCATTTTTAGCTCTCATTCCGAAGAGGTCGGATCCAGGCGGCCTTCATGAATATAGGCCGATCAGCTTGATTGGCTGCATCAATAAAGTGGTATCAAAAGTATTAGTGAATAGGCTGAAAGTTGTTATTCATAAGCTGGTTTCGGAGGAGCAAACGGGTTTCTTATCAGGAAGAAGTATATTGGATGGGGTCATCATTTTGAATGAGCTAATTCCATGGCTAAAGAAAAACAAACGTGAAGGAATGATATTGAAAGTGGACATCGAAAAGGCGTATGATTCTctaagttgggaatttttgaactTGATGCTTGGTCAAATGAATTTTCCAGAAAAGTGGAAGAGGTGGATTATGTCTATTGTATCGTCGGCACGTGCTTCTGTACTAGTGAATGGGTCCCCTACGCAGGAATTTACGTGTTCGAGAGGCTTGAGACAGGGAGATCCGTTATCACCGTTTTTATTTGTATTAGCAATGGAGGCTCTCACAGGCATAATGAAAAAGGCATGCGACACGGGGATGTTTAAAGGCTTGGGATTATCGGCAAACGGGGTATCAATATCTCACTTTCTATATGCAGACGATGTGGTCTTTTTAGGCGATTGGTCGTATGATAATATGATAAATCTAAAGCGGTTACTCAGATGCTTCTATTTGAGTTCGGGTTTGAAAGTGAATCTGAAAAAAAGCAGTCTTTACGGAGTCGGGGTGGATGATAATCAAGTCCAATTGATGGCGAATATGCTGGGGTGTGCTAGAGGCTCGCTTCCGTTCAAATACTTGGGGTTGCAAGTGGGTGCCAACATGAATTTGGCAAAAAATTGGGACCCAGTCGTGGAAATTTTCAAGAGAAGACTAGCCCTTTGGAAAGCTAACACAATCTCCTTTGGTGGACGTATCACATTAGTAAGTTCCGTTCTTAATGCCTTACCTACGTACTATTTTTCGTTATTTAAAGCACCACTAGGAGTGATAAAGAAGCTTGAAAAGTTGAGAAGAGAATTCTTATGGGGTTCGAATCCGGAAAAAGAAAAAATGAAGTGGGTCGCATGGAGAAATATGATGACGCCTAAAGATTTTGGTGGGATGGGGTTTGGATCACTCCGGGTAATGAATTTGGCGTTATTAGcaaagtggtggtggaggttcaaAGTGGAAAGGGATAGTCTATGGAAAAAAGTGGTTTGGGAGATACATAAAAATTCGAGAACATGGAGTTTTATTCCAGTTAAATTATCCATAACAAGTCCGTGGAAGCAAATATGTAAAATAAGTGATGACTTTGAGACTTTGGGATTAAGCTTGGAATCGATGTTTCGGGGAGCTCCGGGTAGTGAAAGCATCATAGTTTTTTGGAAGGATCGGTGGTTATTTGAGGTCCCTTTATGCGAGAAATTTCCTGCTTTGTTTTTGTTGGAAAGTCATAAGAATGCAACAATAACGGATCGGCTGGAGTTTGTCGCTGGAAGAGTGGAATCAAAGTTCGTGTGGGCTGGGCAACCGTCCTCGTCGATGGAAATTTCGGAACTACAAGAGCTTTCAAATGCTTTGTCAAGTTTCGTATTCGGTTCGGGAGAGGACAAGTGGAGCTGGATGCTGGATCCTTCGGGTTCTTTCTCGGTGAATAGCCTCAAAGTTAAGCTCCAAAACTCAATCTTTGCAGACTTAAACCTGGCTTTTGAGTGGAACAATTGGGCCCCCAAAAAAGTTAATTTCCTGATTTGGCGCCTGGTGCAAGACAAGCTCCCGACATGTTCGGCATTAGCTAGGAGAAATGTTATCGTTCAAGACAACCGATGTAAAATGTGTGGAGGTGAGACAGAAACGACGGCCCACTTGTTTGTCTCGTGTTCGATTGCGGAGCAGATTTGGGAGTTCGTTTCTCGATGGTGTAGAATACGTCAAATCTTTGCGTTAGAATTAAAAGACTTGGCAAACATCCATAAAAGAAATAGAGGATCACAGAGGTGGAAAAAAGTAGTTAACTTGGTGACTCAAGCGGCTATATGGGTAATCTGGAGAAGTCGGAATGGTGCGGTCTTTGAAGGAAAGCAACCTCATGTAAACAGGATGAAGGAGGAGATAAAGATGTTCGGGTACATGTGGTTAAAAAGTAGAGTCAAGGGTACAAATATATCATGGGAGGATTGGTGTGAGTTTAATTTAATAAGTATTGGTGTGTAGTGAAAGGTAGTAGTCGGATTTTGGTGTAATGTAATGGGATATCATCTGGCTAACGTTTGGTTGCCCAGGTGAAATGGAATAAAATTTTTGTtgatctttaaaaaaaaaaatattaatgattttttatataactttagTTAAAAAAGGATTGATTGTTAAAAAAAGTGAATGTGTGTTGGGAAAAAAAGGGGAGCATTGATTGGGGAAAAATAGGGAGAATTGAATGCAGAAAATGAGGTGGGCGTGAGGGTGCTGTCGCGGTAGACACGCCGGCTGTCCCGTGTCCTTCCTGAAACCCATCACGACCATGCTTCGGTTTCATCATGTCTATGTTTTGCATCATAATTCTATACCCGTGTGTAGTTGTGTACTCATCAAACCAGTTTCAATAAATGCATAGTGTTAAAAGATAAAATCAGTAACGAATCTATGAATTTCTTTCTAGTCGGTTTATATATAGATTTTCACAAAAAAAACATCTATAaattatatataagtttttactAAAAATTGCAAACTGAGTGGGTTACGGACTTACGGAGAACCTGATAATAGTGGCTAGATCCGCCCTTGGATAAAATACATATAACTTGTTTTTGAACGaggtgaaataaaaataaaatagataataaCAAAAAGACGACCAGCTACAAGCTACAAACTGGCCTATAAAGTAAAAAATTTATCTAATACATAGCTAAGAACCAAACACCAATTGTAACCCATACACATATGTTGAAATAACAACATATCCCATAGAACATAAGACTTGATTCTCCATTTAACTAGATAGGTGGACAACGTTATAACTGATTAACTCAAATGATGATGGTTCAAGAATACTCATTCGAACATGTTATGTAGGCGATTCCTGATCCAATTTGATTTGAAGAACATTGTATTCCAGTAGTATTCCTGAAAAAAAATATATGGTTTTTGGTTGTTtaagattttttatttatttagtttcatagtttttttttttttgttgtttatgATTTTCAATTATTTTCACCAAAGAAAATTGTGACATCTAAATTTTTAATTACATCTTGTTCCTGAGTTTACTAAAGGAAAAAAAAAGCAGAAAAGCGGAATTTTGGAGAGAAGAAACGGAGGGAAAGGAAACCATATAATTTCATTTTATGTTTCTAGGTGTGagataaataaaatgataaagtAAGGTATACTTTTATAATTACACTCTAGTTGTGTTTTGTAACATGTTAAGTGAGGGCAAAATGATAAATGGTAAAACCTTATGTTT comes from the Helianthus annuus cultivar XRQ/B chromosome 4, HanXRQr2.0-SUNRISE, whole genome shotgun sequence genome and includes:
- the LOC110936997 gene encoding phosphatidylinositol 4-phosphate 5-kinase 6, producing MSKDLAGILKSWEVKVKKSQASAKKRAVGMFTTMSVAHVDEESCETEAAAELVHVEKIFSNGDIYMGQWVAENCPHGSGKYLWADGCMYFGEWWKGRMNGRGKFSWPSGATYEGRFKNCYMDGEGTFTGSLNHTYKGCWVMNKKHGKGSMSYANGDHYEGDWRKGLYDGEGSYNWNSGNRYTGQWKKGKMSGNGIMVWANGNRFDGSWECGFPKGNGAFTFEGGSYYLGVWGKDQKEQHVKFYPSSSTVNHDDWDPNQLFSFEMSECFVYAAESVSVFPSDKVFSWSNSDGKHQKQPVRMNPKIENNGRRQSIDAFGSYELEKTQKQGVTICKGHKNYELMLNLQLGIRHSVGRPSSPKPLDLKPTVFDTKEKLWTRFPPEGSKHTPPHQSCDFKFKDYCPSVFRTLRNLFNVDPVDYMLSICGNEALRELSSPGKSGCFFYMTSDNKYMIKTMKKAEVKVLRRMLPAYFQHMKSYENTLVTKFFGLHCVKLSGSSQRKVRFVVMGNLFCTDVPINRRFDLKGSSHGRITDKPESEIDANTTLKDLDLNYIFRLQKDQFQEFYRQVNTDCKFLEQERIMDYSLLVGISVQACNQDLSADEGNIELDSSGSSPRVSSADTDASLDPTRWASIRLGVNMPARVELTVRSHENQLVGEPTQEFYNVILFFGIIDILQDYDISKKLEHAYKAFQYNPTSISAVDPIQYSKRFRDFIFSVFKEDG